One genomic window of Plasmodium coatneyi strain Hackeri chromosome 12, complete sequence includes the following:
- a CDS encoding Aconitate hydratase, translated as MKNLNVNLGHCVRTYCSKSNPFEKVRKKLGQGDLSYYDLNELNDSRIKSLPYSIRILLESAVRNCDNLKVTEDNVETILSWKDNCRKKKEVPFMPARVLLQDLTGVPCIVDLATMRDTAAMLGGDADKINPLIPVDLVIDHSVQVDHSRSPEARELNEKKEFERNLERFKFLKWGMHSFKNMLILPPGSGIVHQINLEYLAHCVFKNKGVLYPDSLVGTDSHTTMINGLGILGWGVGGIEAEATMLGLPISMTLPEVVGINVVGKLSDHLLSTDVVLYITSFLRKEVGVVNKYVEFFGPSLKDLKLGDRATIANMAPEYGATVGFFGVDDTTLEYLVQTGRDKEKVNLIREYLVKNSLFNNYMDHIEYTDVYTLDLSKLSLSVSGPKRPHDNVLLSNLHTDFSACLESPVGFKGYNIPQKDRQKVITFSYKDEKTYSLTHGSVVLAAITSCTNTSNSSSMIAAGLLAKKAVENGIESIPYIKSSLSPGSKTVQKYLEAGGLLHYLEKLGFYNVGFGCMTCIGNSGHLDKEVEDVINENDLICSSVLSGNRNFEGRIHPLVKANYLASPVLVVLLSLIGNVNVDVASYAFTTKSGQQIKALDLIPKKEEINAYEEQYLKAHMYTDIYKNIKYVNKYWNDIKIKEDKLYEWDVNSTYIHKPPFFDQMKLEPEKIHNIKNAHMLLFLGDSITTDHISPAGMIHKSSEAYKFLKSKNIKDEDLNTYGARRGNDQVMVRGTFANIRLINKLCPDKGPNTVHIPSKQIMSVYEAAMKYKQDNVDVIVVAGKEYGCGSSRDWAAKGSYLLGVKAILAESFERIHRSNLIGMSVLPLQFLNNESAAHYNMDGTETFSIELNEGELRPQQHIKIQMTQQGKTTSFDVLCRIDTEIEVKYFKNGGILKYVLRSLVKG; from the coding sequence ATGAAGAACCTGAACGTGAACCTGGGCCACTGCGTGAGGACCTACTGCAGCAAGAGTAACCCGTTCGAGAAGGTGAGGAAGAAGCTGGGCCAGGGGGACCTGAGTTACTACGACCTGAACGAGCTGAACGACAGTAGGATAAAAAGTTTGCCCTACTCCATCCGAATTTTGCTCGAATCTGCTGTACGCAATTGTGATAATTTAAAGGTTACCGAAGATAATGTGGAAACAATCCTCTCATGGAAGGATAAttgcaggaagaagaaggaggtgcCATTTATGCCTGCAAGGGTACTTCTACAAGATCTGACCGGTGTCCCCTGTATAGTGGATTTAGCGACCATGAGAGACACGGCCGCAATGCTGGGAGGAGACGCAGATAAAATCAATCCACTCATTCCAGTCGATTTGGTAATTGATCACTCTGTTCAAGTGGATCATAGTAGGAGTCCCGAAGCGAGAGAattaaatgagaagaaagaatttgaAAGAAATTTGGAACGATTTAAATTCCTAAAGTGGGGGATGCactcatttaaaaatatgttaataTTACCACCCGGTTCCGGGATAGTGCACCAGATAAACTTAGAATACTTAGCGCACtgtgtttttaaaaacaagGGAGTTCTTTATCCAGACAGTTTAGTTGGGACAGATTCTCACACGACTATGATAAACGGGTTAGGTATCCTAGGTTGGGGAGTGGGAGGTATAGAAGCAGAAGCAACCATGTTAGGTTTGCCCATATCGATGACACTACCAGAGGTGGTAGGGATAAACGTGGTTGGTAAATTATCCGACCATTTGCTAAGTACCGACGTTGTTCTTTACATTACATCTTTCCTAAGAAAGGAGGTAGGAGtagtaaataaatatgtagaaTTTTTTGGGCCAAGTTTGAAAGATTTAAAGTTAGGCGATAGAGCAACTATTGCGAATATGGCCCCGGAGTACGGGGCAACAGTCGGTTTCTTCGGGGTAGATGATACTACGTTGGAATATTTAGTGCAAACGGGTCGAGATAAGGAGAAGGTAAATCTGATCAGGGAATATTTAGTGAAAAATTCTCTATTCAATAATTATATGGACCATATAGAATACACAGATGTGTATACGCTAGATTTATCAAAGTTGAGTTTGTCTGTGTCTGGACCGAAGAGACCACACGACAATGTGTTGCTATCCAATTTGCACACAGATTTTAGCGCCTGTTTGGAATCTCCAGTGGGCTTCAAAGGGTATAACATTCCACAGAAGGATAGACAAAAGGTTATTACGTTCTCCTATAAGGATGAGAAGACATACAGTCTGACACATGGCAGTGTAGTGCTAGCAGCGATTACGTCATGCACCAATACGAGCAACTCCTCTTCCATGATAGCAGCTGGATTGTTGGCTAAGAAGGCTGTAGAGAACGGAATTGAGTCTATTCCATATATTAAAAGTTCCCTCTCCCCGGGGTCAAAAACGGTGCAAAAGTATCTCGAAGCAGGGGGACTTCTCCACTATTTGGAAAAACTAGGTTTTTACAATGTAGGTTTTGGGTGCATGACGTGTATAGGCAACAGTGGGCATCTAGACAAGGAAGTGGAGGACgttataaatgaaaatgacTTAATCTGTTCCTCCGTCCTGTCGGGCAATCGAAATTTTGAAGGACGCATACACCCACTGGTAAAGGCAAACTACCTTGCTTCCCCAGTGCTAGTCGTGCTACTAAGTCTGATAGGCAATGTCAATGTAGACGTTGCGTCTTATGCGTTCACTACAAAATCGGGACAGCAAATTAAAGCCCTTGATCTGATccccaaaaaggaagaaataaacgcCTACGAAGAACAGTACCTTAAAGCCCACATGTACACAgatatttacaaaaacataaaatacgTGAACAAGTACTGGAATGATATAAAGATAAAGGAAGACAAACTGTACGAATGGGATGTAAATTCTACCTACATTCATAAGCCCCCATTTTTTGATCAGATGAAATTGGAACCAGAAAAAATCCACAATattaaaaatgcacatatgttgCTATTCCTGGGGGATAGTATCACCACGGATCATATTTCCCCTGCTGGGATGATACACAAAAGTTCAGAAgcttataaatttttaaaatccaaaaatataaaagatgAAGATCTGAATACGTATGGAGCTAGAAGAGGAAATGACCAAGTCATGGTGAGAGGCACTTTTGCCAACATCAGATTGATAAATAAATTGTGCCCTGATAAAGGACCCAATACTGTACACATCCCTTCTAAACAAATAATGTCCGTTTATGAAGCCGCCATGAAATATAAACAAGACAATGTAGACGTTATTGTCGTTGCTGGTAAGGAATACGGATGTGGTAGTTCTAGAGATTGGGCTGCCAAAGGGTCCTACCTACTTGGAGTGAAAGCCATCCTGGCAGAATCCTTTGAACGTATCCACAGAAGTAACCTCATCGGCATGAGCGTCCTGCCGTTGCAATTTTTGAACAACGAAAGTGCTGCACATTATAATATGGACGGAACGGAGACCTTTTCCATTGAGCTGAATGAGGGGGAACTACGCCCCCAGCAGCACATAAAGATACAGATGACCCAGCAGGGCAAGACCACCTCCTTTGACGTTCTGTGCAGAATCGACACGGAAATCGAGGTCAAGTATTTTAAGAATGGAGGAATATTGAAGTACGTCTTGCGGTCCCTCGTGAAGGGGTAA
- a CDS encoding 40S ribosomal subunit protein S6 produces MKLNISNPLNNVQKSIEIDDEKKLLPFMEKRIGNVVPGDSIGEEFLGYVFRITGGNDKQGFPMMQGVLTNHRVRLLFKKGMKCYRPRKKGEKRRKSVRGCIVGQDLSALNLTLVKKGTNEIPGLTDKAVGKKLGPKRASKIRKLFNLDKTDDVRKYVIGRAISKNGKNRFIKPKIQRLVTEKRLLRKRSLMAKKEKRILEKKKVIKEYKKLLNKYKNGLLTNTDDSAGKKKKVKKSLSKDSKKKDKKNLKGDKAEAGKKSDKKDTVKKDASKKEVTKKDAGKKAASGSKVKEEKQSKQDNKAVKVDKKAPAKPQKEDVKGGKKKK; encoded by the coding sequence ATGAAGCTGAATATCTCGAACCCACTGAACAATGTTCAGAAGAGCATAGAAATCGACGACGAGAAGAAGTTATTGCCCTTCATGGAGAAGCGCATAGGGAACGTCGTCCCCGGGGATTCCATAGGTGAAGAATTCTTAGGATACGTGTTTAGGATAACCGGAGGAAATGACAAGCAGGGATTTCCAATGATGCAGGGAGTGCTAACCAACCACCGAGTGAGgttgttatttaaaaaaggcatgAAATGTTATAGgccaagaaaaaagggagaaaaaagacgAAAGTCTGTTAGAGGATGTATAGTAGGCCAAGATTTGTCAGCACTAAACCTAACCCTAGTTAAGAAAGGTACAAATGAAATCCCAGGATTGACTGACAAAgcagtgggaaaaaaactaGGACCAAAAAGAGCCTCAAAAATTAGAAAGCTTTTCAACTTGGACAAAACAGATGATGTTAGAAAGTATGTCATCGGAAGAGCCATTtcgaaaaatggaaagaacagATTTATCAAGCCAAAGATACAAAGACTTGTTACAGAAAAGAGGCTACTACGTAAGAGATCACTCAtggcaaagaaggaaaagcgcatattagaaaagaaaaaagtaattaaAGAATATAAGAAGCTATTGAACAAGTACAAAAATGGACTGCTGACCAACACGGATGATAGtgcgggaaaaaagaaaaaagttaaaaagtcCCTTTCGAAAGATAGcaagaaaaaagataaaaaaaatcttaaGGGGGACAAAGCAGAGGCAGGTAAAAAGTCAGACAAGAAGGACACCGTTAAGAAGGACGCCTCCAAAAAGGAGGTAACCAAGAAAGACGCAGGAAAGAAAGCGGCATCGGGATCCAAAGTTAAAGAGGAGAAACAGTCCAAGCAGGACAACAAAGCAGTGAAGGTGGACAAGAAGGCCCCCGCCAAGCCACAGAAGGAGGACGTCaagggtggaaagaagaagaagtga
- a CDS encoding Phosphatidylinositol glycan, giving the protein MIYGDILKYGQAVVEKCTKSRRCLLYLILFRLLNCLFVQTSFFPDEYAQSIEISHYWVFGYGHKPWEWESCISLRSVVHPFTYAILFYILRITKLDTPLAVLYVPRIFQGLCAALGDYGMIKLVTLWYGQLYRGVEDSGVASGWSGGANGRRHVPPVYAILTCHFLCWFHFYTICRTSSQSFECILNIWGVYFISKNYLPAVTVKGGMTLPCSNESAMDKQNDQSKGGTTVVRRGVLHSDQRLVQACNPPSSITRSDDAGTFFPAGVEESGGTAHHAGGEEADNQGDTFTSGYYCATTVDKFKTAQIRNLLLSLLCSSFCVLIRPNAAPFWLCVYFLYLVKSAKGKKAALQMEEVLKIGILYTLIFFILGMVADSYYYKKITITVLNFFLYNFVSGQNSYFGEHPIHFYLSCVIPSIYLLFTPFTYYTFFCLMRNVTTERRRSPLGAVTNRIDYSVYVATLLEVLSLSLSVHKEHKLLIGYMPFITICTGFLLHIVCTFFFSRVHNSSGEKVATYFRNLKTDSDNEVTILMTDCYDTPLYSHIHRPFKIGFLDCSPHVKEQNGHLLHNWRKKIYDDKFGKIFYDLFDETKRTPESVEPYIIPDKNFHWFGQKKFNTRKHFEWVYEKINFSCLHYRFSVPLNGELPLYLVTTSEHLPHLAPFLSKFNYHLDVDPSFSHYAVVEGGRKLGIVSHLIFKRGFS; this is encoded by the exons atgatATATGGGGACATTCTTAAATATGGACAGGCTGTAGTAGAGAAGTGTACAAAGTCAAGGAGATGCCTGTTATACTTAATCCTTTTTAGACTGCTTAACTGTTTATTCGTTCAGACGTCTTTCTTTCCAGATGAGTATGCTCAGTCTATCGAAATTTCGCATTATTGGGTTTTCGGTTATGGGCACAAACCCTGGGAATGGGAATCCTGTATATCTCTTCGATCTGTTGTGCATCCCTTCACGTATGCCattttattctatattttgAGAATCACCAAATTGGATACCCCCCTTGCGGTTTTGTATGTACCTAGGATTTTTCAGGGGCTGTGTGCGGCGCTGGGCGATTACGGGATGATCAAGTTGGTTACCCTTTGGTATGGGCAGCTGTATAGGGGGGTAGAGGACAGCGGTGTGGCAAGCGGTTGGAGTGGCGGTGCTAACGGTAGAAGACATGTCCCCCCCGTGTATGCAATCCTAACCTGCCACTTCCTCTGCTGGTTTCACTTCTACACGATTTGCAGAACGTCCTCTCAGTCATTCGAGTGCATATTGAACATTTGGGGTGTATACTTCATCTCGAAGAACTACCTCCCCGCAGTCACGGTCAAGGGGGGAATGACCCTTCCCTGTTCGAATGAAAGTGCCATGGATAAACAGAACGACCAATcgaaaggaggaacaactgTTGTACGTAGGGGCGTCCTCCACAGTGATCAAAGATTAGTTCAAGCGTGCAACCCCCCCAGCAGCATCACTCGTAGTGATGATGCAGGGACGTTTTTCCCAGCAGGGGTAGAAGAAAGTGGAGGGACTGCACACCATGCAGGAGGGGAAGAGGCAGATAATCAGGGTGATACCTTCACAAGTGGGTATTACTGCGCCACAACAGTGGATAAATTCAAAACAGCGCAGATACGAAATCTTTTGCTGAGTCTGTTGTGCAGCTCCTTCTGTGTGCTAATCAGACCAAACGCCGCCCCATTTTGGCTATGTGTGTATTTCCTCTACTTGGTGAAAAgcgcaaaggggaaaaaggcagCGCTACAAATGGAGGAAGTGCTAAAAATTGGAATATTGTACAcactgattttttttatcctggGAATGGTAGCAGATTCGTActactacaaaaaaataacgatcaccgttttgaatttttttctatataattTTGTAAGTGGACAGAACAGTTACTTTGGAGAGCACCCGATCCACTTTTACCTTTCCTGTGTCATTCCATCTATATATCTtctttttaccccttttacATATTACACCTTTTTCTGCCTGATGAGAAATGTAACAacggaaagaagaagaagcccCCTTGGTGCAGTTACCAACAGAATAGATTACAGTGTCTACGTGGCTACTCTGCTGGAAGTCCTATCCTTATCACTTAGTGTTCATAAGGAGCACAAACTTCTCATCGGGTATATGCCCTTCATCACAATATGTACTG gttttcttcttcacataGTGTGtaccttcttcttcagtAGAGTACATAACAGTTCTGGAGAAAAAGTTGCCACCTATTTTAGAAACCTTAAAACAGATAGCGATAACGAGGTGACCATTTTGATGACGGACTGCTATGACACGCCATTGTATTCTCACATTCACAGACCATTTAAAATAGGCTTCCTAGATTGTTCACCACATgttaaggaacaaaatggacattTATTACACAactggaggaagaaaatatatgacGATAAATTTGGAAAGATTTTTTATGACCTATTTGATGAGACAAAACGGACGCCAGAATCGGTCGAACCGTATATAATCCCAGACAAGAACTTCCACTGGTTTGgccagaaaaaatttaacacaAGAAAGCACTTCGAATGGGTTTACGAGAAAATTAACTTTTCCTGTTTGCATTACCGTTTTTCGGTACCCCTTAATGGGGAACTCCCCCTTTACTTGGTCACCACTTCGGAGCACCTACCCCATTTGGCACCATTTCTCTCAAAGTTTAATTATCACCTTGACGTGGATCCCAGTTTTTCCCACTATGCGGTGGTAGAGGGAGGCCGGAAATTGGGCATCGTCAGCCATTTGATTTTTAAGCGGGGTTTTTCATAG
- a CDS encoding 60S ribosomal subunit porotein L18: protein MGIALKNVGRIKKHGRKNLVSKNPYLRLLVKLYRFLARRTNANFNKIIAKRLIMPKRFRPPLSLSKLHRHMASYPDNIAVVVGSITDDKRLYDCKKLKVCALRFTETARKRILDAGGECLTFDQLALKYPTGQKCILLRGPTKARTAEKHFGKAPGRPKSKARPYVRSKGRKFEKARGRRKSRAYKK, encoded by the exons atg gGTATCGCACTTAAAAATGTTGGTAGGATAAAAAaacatggaaggaagaatctGGTGTCAAAAAACCCGTACCTGAGGTTGCTCGTGAAGCTATACCGTTTTCTTGCCAGAAGAACCAACGccaattttaacaaaataattGCCAAAAGACTTATTATGCCAAAGCGCTTCAGGCCTCCCTTGTCGCTCTCCAAGTTGCACCGCCACATGGCCAGCTACCCAGACAACATAGCGGTCGTCGTTGGATCAATAACGG ATGATAAGAGGCTATATGATTGCAAGAAGTTAAAAGTTTGCGCTCTCAGATTTACCGAAACGGCTAGAAAACGAATTTTGGATGCTGGGGGAGAATGCCTAACCTTTGATCAGCTAGCTTTGAAATACCCCACGGGACAGAAATGTATACTTTTAAGAGGTCCCACCAAGGCCAGAACGGCTGAGAAGCATTTCGGTAAAGCCCCAGGTAGACCTAAATCGAAGGCCAGACCATACGTCCGTtctaagggaagaaaatttgaaaaggcacgaggaagaagaaaatctAGAGCATACAAGAAATGA
- a CDS encoding 60S ribosomal protein L18a produces MVRVADNSLKTNIHQYHIVGRAIPTEKDKNPNVYRMCIFAKNDTNAKSRFWYFMKKINKLKKSNGELLACELIRERFPLRVKNYGVLLRYDSRTGTHNMYKEFRDTTKEGAIAQLYSEMAGRHRARASSISIIRISEISPQLVRRPHIKQLLKKRLRFPALHLPTLKKEYRRKYAAKRPSTYRM; encoded by the exons ATGGTTAGGGTCGCAGATAATTCGTTGAAAACAAAT ATCCACCAGTACCACATTGTTGGCAGAGCCATCCCAACCGAAAAAGATAAGAATCCAAATGTGTACCgaatgtgcatttttgcCAAAAATGACACAAATGCAAAATCACGATTTTGgtattttatgaaaaaaataaacaagcTGAAAAAGTCCAATGGAGAATTACTAGCGTGTGAGCTAATAAGGGAAAGGTTTCCCCTTCGCGTAAAAAACTACGGGGTGTTACTACGTTACGATAGCCGAACGGGTACCCATAATATGTATAAAGAGTTCAGGGACACCACAAAGGAAGGAGCCATTGCACAATTGTACTCCGAAATGGCAGGAAGGCATAGAGCAAGAGCATCCTCCATTAGTATCATCAGGATATCAGAGATAAGCCCCCAGTTGGTGCGAAGGCCTCATATTAAACAGCTGCTTAAAAAGAGACTACGATTCCCTGCTTTGCATTTGCCCACcttgaaaaaggaatacagAAGGAAATATGCAGCTAAAAGACCCTCGACGTACAGAATGTAa